Proteins encoded together in one Bacteroides zoogleoformans window:
- a CDS encoding RagB/SusD family nutrient uptake outer membrane protein: MKLLSKIFALTLAMICSVSCDFLDVVPDERTTDTDTYAGRNNGIDYLYSCYAYLPNPSNTPGGLDLLTGDEVITAFEHETFAAFPKGNYSASSPVISYWNTFFQGIRQCYMFMERIDRFPDTTDAEKNDYRAQAKFLIAYYHFLLSRAYGPILLIKETPSTDILASEYPTRVPYDECVAWICDLLDEAAKDLPAKRDIKNQYGLATSIVAKSVKAKMLLYAASPLFNGNSAYAGFKDKEGVALMPASYDAQKWMKARDALMEAIKLAESNGHSLYVNDAYRGEDGSANKFPEKGIVRRMRTLTLDWKGAANPEVLFADTRGEGYYDIQLKCMPKTSVEQGANGVSLTWTMLNRFYTKNGLPWDEDPEFKSDNKLAVVSIDAGHAAYGKEGEKTIAFNLNREPRFYAWVGFHGGYFEVLNGTDNAYPIPGYMSERGRVLLNFFKDGNQGRKNRTNNYSPGGYLNKKGTDPNMVMGKGGPNRTVYPWPVIRLADLYLGYAEACVETGELDAAKTYLNKVRTRAGIPTVEKSWAGVAELNKDKLRQIVRRERQIELYLENQNFWDMRRWMIAQETFSKKAQGLNIEGNDIDEFAQLREISFERKFEAPKNYLLPIPSDDVNRNPKLVNNPGY; the protein is encoded by the coding sequence ATGAAATTATTATCCAAAATATTTGCCCTGACACTGGCCATGATATGCAGTGTATCTTGCGATTTTCTGGACGTAGTGCCCGACGAGCGGACTACGGACACCGACACGTATGCGGGGCGCAACAACGGTATCGACTATCTGTATTCCTGCTATGCCTATCTGCCCAACCCGTCCAACACGCCCGGAGGTCTCGATCTGCTCACGGGCGATGAGGTGATAACCGCTTTCGAGCACGAAACGTTCGCCGCCTTCCCCAAAGGGAATTATTCGGCCTCCTCACCGGTCATCTCATACTGGAATACTTTCTTCCAGGGAATACGCCAGTGCTACATGTTCATGGAAAGAATAGACAGGTTTCCCGACACCACGGATGCCGAGAAGAATGATTATCGGGCACAGGCCAAGTTCCTCATCGCCTACTATCACTTCCTGCTTTCGCGTGCCTACGGCCCCATCCTGCTGATTAAGGAAACGCCGTCGACAGACATTCTTGCCTCCGAATATCCCACCCGTGTGCCTTACGACGAGTGTGTGGCTTGGATTTGCGACCTGCTTGACGAAGCCGCCAAAGACCTGCCTGCCAAGCGGGACATAAAGAACCAATACGGATTGGCCACCAGCATCGTGGCCAAATCGGTAAAGGCCAAAATGCTGCTCTACGCCGCTTCGCCCCTGTTCAACGGAAACAGTGCGTATGCCGGTTTCAAAGATAAAGAAGGCGTAGCGTTGATGCCCGCCTCATACGACGCGCAGAAGTGGATGAAAGCACGCGACGCACTGATGGAAGCCATCAAGCTGGCCGAGAGCAACGGTCACAGCCTCTACGTCAACGATGCCTACCGGGGCGAAGACGGCTCGGCAAACAAGTTCCCGGAGAAAGGCATCGTGCGACGTATGCGTACCCTGACCCTCGACTGGAAAGGCGCAGCCAACCCCGAAGTGTTGTTTGCCGACACGCGGGGAGAAGGCTACTACGACATACAACTGAAATGTATGCCGAAAACCTCCGTGGAGCAAGGTGCCAACGGTGTGTCGCTCACGTGGACCATGCTGAACCGTTTCTATACGAAGAACGGACTGCCGTGGGATGAAGACCCTGAATTCAAGTCGGACAACAAGCTGGCGGTTGTCAGCATAGACGCCGGCCATGCCGCCTATGGCAAGGAGGGAGAGAAGACCATCGCCTTCAACCTCAACCGCGAACCGCGCTTTTATGCCTGGGTGGGTTTTCATGGCGGATATTTCGAAGTGCTGAACGGAACCGACAACGCATACCCCATTCCCGGTTACATGAGCGAACGGGGACGTGTCCTCCTGAACTTCTTCAAGGATGGCAATCAGGGGCGCAAGAACCGCACCAACAACTATTCTCCCGGCGGATACCTCAATAAAAAAGGTACAGACCCCAACATGGTTATGGGAAAAGGAGGTCCCAACCGCACAGTATATCCGTGGCCGGTCATCCGTTTGGCCGACCTCTATCTGGGCTATGCCGAGGCATGCGTGGAGACGGGCGAACTGGATGCCGCCAAGACTTACCTGAACAAGGTGCGCACGCGTGCGGGTATTCCCACCGTAGAGAAATCGTGGGCGGGCGTGGCCGAACTCAATAAGGACAAACTGCGCCAAATCGTACGCCGGGAACGCCAGATAGAACTTTATCTCGAAAATCAGAACTTCTGGGATATGCGCCGCTGGATGATTGCCCAAGAAACCTTCAGCAAGAAAGCTCAGGGACTTAATATCGAGGGGAACGACATCGACGAATTTGCACAACTCAGGGAAATCTCTTTCGAACGCAAATTCGAGGCGCCGAAAAACTATCTGTTGCCTATACCGAGCGATGACGTCAACAGAAATCCCAAACTTGTGAACAATCCCGGTTATTAA
- a CDS encoding SusC/RagA family TonB-linked outer membrane protein: MLFSISLCGGVAFALPVMGAERVEISQQVGKCTGSVLDNQGQPVIGASVAVKGGQTGAVTNLDGEFSIPDVPRGTVLKISFIGYKTVEVTYKGTPLTITLEEDSELIGEVVVTAMGIKRSEKSLSYATQQIGGKELTTVPTANMLDNLAGKVAGMSISSSAAGVGSSVKVLLRGNRSIYGNNQPLYVVDGTPINAKPLTNGANSDGGYGGSIDAGDGLSGIAPEDIESINVLKGASAAALYGSQAANGVIMITTKRGSQDKTTVNFTSSFQADMPYMTYEFQDKYAMGTAGVNKPSNMQWGAKSDKPINNDFIDDFFETGQLFQNTVAVSGGSKMLQNYFSYQNTTGKGIMPKNKLERHNISLRSTTSLLDGFIDVDGSVALTKQKMNHVPSAPSRYFNPIVGLYLFPEGTDVFNTFKEKYEVMNQSRNIMTQNWTHEEDINKNPYWLVNRYNYTYNMEKVIAKLNLTFNLTDYLNLKLRGSYDKTNGFSERRVNYGVSIISSNDDSGGGRFERYHDEFSNTYGDALLNFNKTFSNWSVLATLGTSVSNSKIVKDGMRITLNYPNFFHMNNFTGRPQNSNSFEKRVLYSVFGTASLGWKDMLYLDVTGRNDWSSTLPKNNRSFFYPSIGTSFIFSEMLSKTNSLPSWLTFGKARLSWTQVGNDMPWGKTIVYDSLNELGDITANTIAPFTDLKPEKSTSIEAGLQLKLFDNRLSFDFAFYSTSTKNQYFLVDNTSGTGYSKYYINAGEIRNTGFEASIGFTPVRTKDFEWNGSINFSTNKNKVVSLPEQYQKTGLILGGGDSSAFMFKLFEGEEWGNLYVDRMKRDDQGRVIVTETQKDGVVTQQLAQTNEKQYAGNINPKFMLSTRHQFVYKGVSLGFQLDGRFGGKAISLTQGFLNKYGRSLESAQARDAGGVHVPAVTDKGEVYNKPINAEVWYTSKEGEVALYNATNVRLRELSLGYSLPASLLAKTKYVKGVTLSLVARNLFYLYRDAPFDPEFVLSTTSNSMTNMDNFSIPVSRNIGFTLNVNF, translated from the coding sequence ATGCTATTTTCCATAAGCCTTTGTGGCGGAGTAGCATTTGCTCTACCAGTCATGGGTGCAGAGCGTGTCGAAATCTCTCAACAAGTCGGAAAGTGTACCGGCAGCGTATTAGACAATCAAGGGCAACCCGTCATCGGTGCTTCTGTTGCTGTAAAAGGAGGGCAAACCGGAGCTGTGACAAACCTTGACGGAGAATTTTCCATCCCGGACGTACCCAGAGGAACTGTACTGAAAATATCTTTCATTGGTTACAAAACGGTTGAGGTTACTTACAAAGGCACTCCCTTGACCATAACTTTGGAAGAAGATTCCGAACTTATCGGCGAAGTGGTCGTTACTGCCATGGGTATCAAACGCTCTGAAAAGAGTCTGTCCTATGCCACTCAGCAAATAGGCGGTAAAGAACTCACTACGGTTCCCACAGCCAACATGCTCGACAATCTGGCCGGTAAGGTGGCCGGAATGAGCATCTCAAGTTCAGCGGCCGGAGTGGGTAGCTCTGTAAAAGTATTGCTTAGAGGCAACCGCTCCATCTACGGAAACAACCAGCCGTTGTATGTAGTGGACGGGACTCCCATCAATGCCAAACCATTGACCAATGGTGCCAACAGTGATGGAGGCTATGGTGGTTCCATCGACGCCGGAGACGGCCTGTCGGGCATTGCTCCCGAAGACATCGAAAGCATCAACGTGTTGAAAGGTGCTTCTGCTGCCGCACTTTACGGTAGTCAGGCAGCCAATGGTGTCATTATGATCACTACCAAGCGCGGTTCGCAAGATAAGACAACCGTCAACTTCACCTCCTCTTTCCAAGCCGATATGCCCTACATGACTTACGAATTTCAGGATAAGTATGCCATGGGGACAGCCGGTGTCAACAAGCCCTCCAACATGCAATGGGGAGCCAAATCGGATAAACCGATAAACAATGATTTCATCGATGACTTCTTTGAAACCGGACAGCTTTTCCAAAACACCGTTGCCGTGAGTGGCGGCAGCAAAATGTTGCAAAACTATTTTTCTTATCAAAACACTACCGGAAAAGGCATCATGCCTAAGAATAAACTGGAAAGGCATAATATCAGCTTACGCAGTACCACTTCCTTATTGGACGGGTTTATCGACGTAGATGGCAGCGTGGCGCTTACCAAACAAAAGATGAATCATGTGCCTTCTGCTCCGAGCCGTTATTTCAACCCTATCGTAGGACTTTATCTATTCCCCGAGGGAACCGATGTGTTCAATACCTTTAAGGAAAAATACGAGGTGATGAATCAAAGCCGTAATATCATGACCCAAAACTGGACTCACGAAGAAGACATCAACAAGAATCCCTATTGGCTCGTCAACCGATACAACTATACCTATAATATGGAAAAGGTAATCGCTAAGTTGAACTTGACTTTCAATCTTACCGATTATCTGAATCTGAAGTTGAGGGGTAGTTACGATAAGACCAATGGTTTCTCCGAACGTCGCGTAAACTATGGAGTCAGTATCATCTCTTCCAATGATGATTCAGGTGGAGGTCGTTTCGAACGCTACCACGATGAATTCTCCAATACGTATGGAGACGCCCTTCTGAACTTCAACAAAACATTCAGTAATTGGAGCGTTCTGGCCACTTTGGGAACTTCGGTTAGTAACAGCAAAATAGTGAAAGACGGTATGCGCATCACGCTGAACTATCCCAACTTCTTCCACATGAATAATTTTACAGGTCGCCCGCAAAACTCTAACAGTTTTGAAAAGAGAGTTCTTTATTCCGTATTCGGAACAGCTTCTCTCGGATGGAAAGACATGCTCTATTTAGATGTGACAGGACGTAATGACTGGTCATCCACTCTGCCGAAAAACAATCGTAGTTTCTTCTATCCCTCGATAGGTACATCATTTATATTCAGTGAGATGTTGAGTAAGACAAATTCGCTGCCTTCTTGGCTCACTTTCGGAAAAGCGCGCTTGTCATGGACTCAAGTGGGTAACGACATGCCTTGGGGTAAGACGATTGTTTACGACTCTCTCAATGAACTCGGCGACATCACTGCCAACACCATTGCTCCGTTCACTGACTTGAAACCGGAGAAATCAACCTCTATCGAAGCGGGTTTGCAGTTGAAGTTGTTCGACAACCGTTTAAGTTTTGACTTCGCTTTTTACTCCACCAGCACCAAGAATCAGTATTTCCTTGTGGACAACACTTCCGGTACGGGGTACTCCAAGTACTATATCAATGCCGGTGAAATCAGGAATACCGGTTTCGAGGCTTCGATTGGCTTCACGCCGGTTCGCACCAAAGACTTCGAATGGAATGGCTCCATCAACTTCTCGACAAATAAGAATAAGGTAGTCTCTCTGCCCGAACAATATCAGAAAACCGGTTTAATATTGGGAGGCGGTGATTCATCTGCGTTCATGTTCAAGCTGTTTGAAGGCGAAGAATGGGGCAATCTCTATGTAGACCGCATGAAGCGTGATGACCAAGGACGTGTCATCGTGACCGAAACCCAGAAAGACGGGGTGGTGACCCAACAGTTGGCGCAAACCAACGAGAAGCAATATGCAGGGAATATCAACCCGAAGTTCATGCTCAGCACACGTCACCAATTTGTATATAAAGGCGTTTCATTGGGATTCCAGCTCGACGGGCGTTTCGGCGGCAAGGCCATATCGCTGACGCAAGGTTTCCTGAATAAATACGGACGCAGCCTTGAAAGTGCTCAGGCACGCGACGCCGGCGGCGTGCATGTTCCTGCCGTAACGGATAAAGGAGAAGTCTACAACAAGCCCATCAACGCCGAAGTATGGTATACTTCCAAAGAAGGCGAAGTGGCTTTGTACAATGCAACCAACGTACGCCTGAGAGAACTGTCTCTGGGTTATTCTCTCCCGGCTTCCTTACTTGCCAAGACCAAATACGTAAAGGGTGTCACACTGTCATTGGTGGCACGCAACTTATTCTATCTGTATCGTGATGCGCCATTCGATCCGGAGTTTGTACTCTCTACAACTTCCAACAGCATGACCAACATGGATAACTTCAGCATCCCTGTATCGAGAAATATCGGATTCACTCTAAACGTTAACTTTTAA
- a CDS encoding M60 family metallopeptidase yields the protein MRLHLFFLLTISVFLTPACSDKPEDEALSLIIGQKTVNFAETASSSDIQIKTNDSHWTATVQGDAATWLKTQGRGSILQISVSANEEMEKRRGEIKVTAGRLSEIIVVEQLGMAPALLLSSEMFTVAASGGEINLEVTANVEYDISIPADAAWIKPMADTRAVEMVKKAHRFSVSFNAADAARTTELVVKQKGGTLEKKVPVTQKAQTGYTGETSGDIKDDVKVPVSHAAASSSQQGGEIEKSFDGDYKSIYHSSWNNKGEHYFPITLEYFFENQESIDYLIYYPRTEGYNGHFKEVEIWVSTQAAPDYAKVTDYDFKGSPLAAKVMLDKPLIKPLSIKFIVKSGHGDGQGFASCAEMEFYRRNPDPLTLFTDLTCSELKPGISLEEIEKVPNSLYRNIAYYLHKGSYPHEFRIQHYRAWPHPDEWARVNKTSTLSLLDNPTGISVGENDELIVFVGPTVGYKLDLKVQNLNKPGGDGYENASRYTLSEGINKLKMRNKGLVYVFYHTPDYRTAPPVKIHFATGKVNGYFDSQKHQASDWPKYLNAAVDEYFDVLGKHAHLTFPTAHFKTYAGNNGKQLIDAYDELVRLEKEFMGLMKYNRPTVNRAYFHAMYHAYFYSTSYRTAYNVTGESERRTLLDVNELKKSPWGPAHEQGHSFQTRPGFKWHGMTEVTNNVHSLYVQTEWGNASRIETEALGRFNNRYEKAYYNSFVKHVPHPGEEDVFCKLVSLWQLQLYFSDVCGKTDFYKDLYEKIRTTPDQPDPGAQQLEFVKIACDIAQTDLTDFFGKWGYLSPFDSEIDDYGKVRFLIEQSRIDKTIAAVKAKNYPAPGEKIEYISDSNRQIFKNRLPVRQGTAVKSGKTITMTGWQNVVAYEVYDGDTPVFVSNKASFSLDTEAGPDIKVLAVGYDGSKTEVKF from the coding sequence ATGAGATTGCACTTGTTTTTTCTTTTAACCATATCCGTTTTCCTGACGCCTGCGTGCAGTGACAAACCTGAAGACGAAGCTTTGTCCCTCATCATCGGGCAGAAAACGGTGAACTTCGCCGAGACGGCTTCCTCATCCGACATTCAGATAAAGACGAACGACAGCCATTGGACGGCAACCGTGCAAGGCGATGCCGCAACATGGCTCAAGACGCAGGGCCGCGGCTCTATACTGCAAATCAGTGTGTCTGCCAACGAGGAGATGGAAAAACGCCGCGGAGAGATTAAGGTAACAGCCGGGAGACTGTCCGAAATCATCGTTGTGGAACAACTGGGCATGGCTCCGGCCCTGCTGCTTTCTTCCGAGATGTTCACCGTTGCCGCAAGCGGCGGAGAGATAAATCTGGAAGTTACGGCCAACGTAGAGTACGACATCAGCATTCCGGCAGATGCCGCTTGGATTAAGCCCATGGCCGATACGCGCGCCGTGGAGATGGTGAAGAAGGCGCATCGCTTCAGCGTGTCGTTCAACGCCGCAGATGCGGCGCGCACCACCGAGCTGGTTGTAAAGCAGAAAGGCGGAACACTTGAAAAGAAAGTTCCGGTGACGCAGAAAGCACAAACAGGCTATACGGGAGAAACTTCCGGCGACATCAAGGACGACGTAAAAGTGCCCGTAAGCCATGCCGCGGCAAGCTCTTCACAGCAGGGCGGAGAAATAGAGAAATCGTTCGACGGCGATTACAAAAGCATTTACCACTCGTCGTGGAACAATAAGGGAGAGCATTATTTTCCCATCACACTGGAGTATTTCTTCGAGAATCAGGAAAGCATCGACTACCTGATTTACTATCCCCGCACCGAGGGCTACAACGGCCATTTCAAGGAAGTGGAGATTTGGGTGTCCACACAGGCCGCCCCCGATTATGCGAAAGTGACGGACTATGACTTCAAAGGCTCTCCGCTGGCGGCAAAAGTCATGCTGGACAAGCCTCTGATAAAACCGCTGTCCATCAAGTTCATCGTGAAGTCGGGTCACGGCGACGGGCAAGGCTTTGCCTCTTGCGCCGAGATGGAGTTTTATCGCCGCAATCCCGACCCGCTTACGCTCTTTACCGACCTCACCTGCTCGGAACTGAAGCCCGGCATCTCTCTCGAAGAGATTGAGAAAGTGCCGAACAGCCTCTACCGCAACATAGCCTACTATCTGCACAAAGGAAGTTATCCGCACGAGTTCCGCATTCAGCACTATCGTGCCTGGCCGCATCCCGACGAGTGGGCACGCGTGAACAAAACCTCTACGCTAAGTCTGCTCGACAATCCTACCGGAATCAGCGTAGGAGAAAATGACGAACTTATCGTGTTCGTAGGCCCCACCGTAGGATATAAACTCGATTTGAAAGTCCAGAATCTGAACAAACCGGGAGGCGACGGCTATGAGAACGCATCTCGATATACGCTTTCCGAGGGAATTAACAAATTAAAAATGAGGAATAAAGGATTGGTATATGTCTTCTACCATACTCCCGACTACCGGACGGCGCCTCCGGTCAAGATTCATTTTGCAACCGGAAAAGTAAACGGATATTTCGACTCGCAGAAGCATCAGGCGTCCGACTGGCCGAAATACCTCAATGCGGCCGTTGACGAGTATTTCGATGTGTTGGGCAAGCACGCCCACCTCACGTTCCCCACCGCACACTTCAAGACCTATGCGGGCAACAACGGCAAGCAACTGATTGATGCTTACGATGAGCTGGTACGTCTGGAGAAAGAGTTCATGGGATTGATGAAATACAACCGCCCCACCGTGAACCGCGCTTATTTTCACGCCATGTATCATGCTTACTTCTACTCCACGTCTTACCGCACGGCATACAATGTGACAGGTGAAAGCGAGAGAAGGACACTGCTGGATGTGAACGAACTGAAGAAATCACCTTGGGGGCCTGCACACGAACAGGGGCACTCGTTTCAGACTCGTCCCGGATTCAAATGGCACGGCATGACCGAAGTTACGAACAACGTCCACTCCCTTTACGTGCAAACCGAATGGGGCAATGCCTCACGCATCGAGACGGAAGCGCTGGGGCGTTTCAATAACCGCTATGAAAAGGCTTATTACAACTCGTTCGTGAAACACGTGCCTCATCCCGGTGAGGAAGATGTTTTCTGCAAACTGGTTTCGTTGTGGCAGTTGCAGCTCTACTTTTCCGACGTGTGCGGCAAGACGGATTTCTATAAGGATTTGTATGAGAAGATACGTACCACGCCCGACCAACCGGACCCCGGTGCTCAACAATTGGAATTTGTGAAGATTGCGTGCGACATCGCACAGACCGACTTGACCGATTTCTTCGGGAAATGGGGCTACTTGTCGCCCTTCGACAGCGAAATAGACGACTACGGGAAAGTACGCTTTCTAATCGAACAAAGCCGGATAGACAAAACCATAGCCGCCGTGAAAGCTAAAAACTACCCGGCACCCGGCGAAAAGATAGAATATATCTCCGATTCCAACCGGCAAATATTCAAAAACCGCTTGCCCGTACGGCAAGGAACCGCCGTAAAAAGCGGCAAAACCATTACCATGACGGGCTGGCAAAATGTAGTGGCCTACGAAGTGTATGATGGCGATACACCAGTATTCGTATCCAATAAAGCTTCTTTCAGTCTGGATACGGAAGCAGGCCCGGACATCAAGGTGCTGGCAGTAGGCTACGACGGAAGCAAAACGGAGGTGAAATTCTGA
- a CDS encoding RagB/SusD family nutrient uptake outer membrane protein, whose translation MKTKKILFPLFAAGLLLTTGCTDNFDEYNTDPYAVKPEYMEADLAYMGGSITQMEKSIYFNANNWDWDFQIAQNLCADIFSGFMAPPTPFNGGKHNGNYFLMKGWTSYSFGMYNGGIMAPWKKVKENTLDKKEFTEVYGVALILKVMGMQRSTDCYGPIPYSKYGEGGVSVAYDSQKDIYKQFFTELDEAQKLISDFLQSDRKTAKLLKKWDLIYTSDYEAWMKLANSLRLRLAIRISKVDPAWAKTEGEKALSNAYGVIETKAQSMILPTATMKNPLNILAYAYNDIRMSADMQSILIGLKDPRIAVYFSKATDSNPEINGQYIGIRQGIDYPSKAQREKFSNLGEAWVMDKRNVTPIVLMSDAETYFLRAEALLRGWQPKNASDKVEELYKKGIEASCSYWNVSGGEYINGTTQPTAYTDPSDKKEDGTHNTRFDAQPASTVTVKWDENATQEQKLEKIITQKWIALFPEGQEAWSEFRRTGYPRLFPMVVNLSAGEIDSNIMIRRLPFNQDEYKNNKEEVEKALQLLGGPDTGGTKLWWDTNAGAADGKPNF comes from the coding sequence ATGAAAACGAAAAAAATATTATTCCCACTATTTGCGGCCGGATTGTTATTGACAACCGGATGTACCGATAATTTTGATGAATATAATACCGACCCCTATGCCGTGAAACCGGAATATATGGAAGCCGATTTGGCATACATGGGAGGAAGTATCACTCAAATGGAAAAGTCCATTTACTTCAATGCCAATAACTGGGACTGGGACTTCCAGATAGCCCAAAATCTTTGTGCCGACATCTTTAGCGGTTTCATGGCTCCTCCCACTCCATTCAACGGTGGAAAACACAATGGCAACTACTTCCTCATGAAGGGTTGGACCAGCTATTCCTTCGGCATGTACAACGGAGGCATCATGGCTCCTTGGAAGAAGGTGAAAGAGAATACCCTTGACAAGAAAGAGTTCACCGAGGTATATGGTGTAGCTCTCATCCTGAAAGTTATGGGTATGCAACGCTCTACCGACTGCTACGGGCCTATTCCTTATTCTAAATATGGCGAAGGAGGCGTGTCGGTGGCATACGACTCGCAAAAGGACATCTACAAGCAGTTCTTTACCGAGCTTGACGAAGCTCAGAAACTGATTAGCGATTTCTTGCAGAGCGACCGAAAAACAGCCAAGCTGCTCAAGAAGTGGGATCTCATCTACACAAGCGACTATGAAGCTTGGATGAAGTTGGCCAACTCTCTGCGCCTGCGCCTTGCCATCCGCATCTCTAAAGTAGATCCCGCATGGGCCAAAACCGAGGGAGAAAAAGCATTGAGCAATGCATATGGCGTGATAGAGACCAAAGCGCAAAGCATGATTCTGCCTACGGCAACCATGAAAAACCCGCTTAACATTCTGGCTTATGCATACAATGACATACGTATGAGCGCCGATATGCAGTCTATCCTTATCGGTCTGAAGGACCCGCGTATAGCTGTCTACTTTAGTAAGGCTACGGACTCCAATCCCGAAATAAACGGTCAATATATAGGTATTCGTCAAGGAATCGACTATCCGTCTAAGGCTCAAAGAGAGAAATTCTCTAATCTGGGAGAGGCGTGGGTCATGGACAAGAGGAATGTAACCCCGATTGTGCTGATGTCTGATGCCGAAACATACTTCCTTAGAGCCGAAGCCCTCTTGAGAGGATGGCAGCCGAAAAACGCAAGCGACAAAGTAGAGGAATTGTATAAGAAAGGGATAGAGGCCTCTTGCTCATATTGGAACGTCAGTGGCGGAGAATATATCAACGGCACTACGCAACCTACTGCCTATACCGACCCCAGCGATAAGAAAGAAGACGGCACGCACAATACCCGTTTCGATGCTCAACCGGCATCTACCGTCACCGTGAAGTGGGATGAAAATGCTACTCAGGAACAGAAACTGGAAAAAATCATCACCCAGAAATGGATTGCTCTCTTCCCCGAAGGACAGGAAGCATGGTCGGAATTCCGCAGAACAGGCTATCCCAGACTCTTCCCGATGGTTGTTAACCTTTCTGCCGGCGAGATAGATTCAAATATCATGATACGTCGTCTGCCTTTCAATCAAGACGAATACAAGAACAATAAGGAAGAAGTAGAGAAGGCTCTGCAACTGCTGGGGGGACCTGACACCGGCGGTACAAAACTTTGGTGGGACACCAATGCCGGAGCAGCCGACGGAAAGCCCAATTTTTAG
- a CDS encoding DUF4959 domain-containing protein, with protein MKPLFLYAFAGAIALLALSGCQKEDMGPLPVAIEASSLTAEPQEGAVKISWKIPEAANYEYIRVTYMHPGTGKEHIRLASVYADHIVIDGLLKRYGAIEFKLMPVTAKGREGEVRTITAESLALPKKIKVISDSKEQMKIDATQIWASNPEPLYGEGVIANLVDNNYNTYFHMSWSSPKPFPHYIVMKAPEAIGALSFFFKNRTHANNNNRPKNMNLWVSETFDGTTFNPAGFSAHKVAEFRGMPEGSGSEVESPGYVLPSPMQYVWFEVLEPHGSGLYFALAEIKLYKYKLEMFDPETGETTVL; from the coding sequence ATGAAACCTTTATTTTTGTATGCCTTTGCAGGGGCCATTGCGCTGCTTGCACTTTCGGGTTGCCAGAAAGAAGATATGGGCCCCCTGCCCGTGGCAATCGAAGCCTCTTCACTCACTGCCGAGCCGCAGGAAGGAGCCGTCAAAATAAGCTGGAAGATTCCGGAAGCGGCCAACTACGAATACATCCGGGTCACTTATATGCATCCGGGTACGGGCAAGGAGCACATCCGTCTGGCCAGCGTCTATGCCGACCATATCGTCATCGACGGTTTGCTGAAGCGATACGGGGCCATCGAGTTCAAGCTGATGCCCGTAACCGCCAAAGGACGCGAAGGAGAAGTGCGTACCATAACTGCCGAGTCGCTCGCGTTGCCCAAGAAAATCAAAGTAATTTCCGACTCCAAGGAGCAAATGAAGATAGATGCAACCCAAATCTGGGCCAGCAATCCCGAGCCGCTCTATGGCGAAGGCGTAATTGCAAACTTGGTGGATAATAATTATAACACGTATTTTCACATGAGTTGGAGCAGCCCCAAGCCTTTCCCGCATTACATTGTGATGAAGGCCCCCGAGGCAATCGGCGCATTGAGCTTCTTCTTCAAAAACCGTACGCATGCCAACAACAACAATCGTCCGAAGAATATGAATCTTTGGGTGAGCGAAACCTTTGACGGAACCACTTTCAACCCGGCCGGGTTCTCGGCGCATAAGGTGGCCGAGTTCAGAGGCATGCCCGAAGGGAGCGGCAGCGAGGTGGAATCTCCGGGTTACGTTCTTCCGTCTCCGATGCAGTATGTATGGTTCGAAGTTCTCGAGCCTCACGGCAGCGGACTGTACTTCGCCCTGGCCGAAATCAAGCTTTACAAATACAAGCTGGAGATGTTCGACCCGGAGACCGGAGAAACAACCGTATTGTAG